The following coding sequences lie in one Drosophila bipectinata strain 14024-0381.07 chromosome XR, DbipHiC1v2, whole genome shotgun sequence genomic window:
- the LOC138925616 gene encoding uncharacterized protein, protein MMPTKHSPRRSPRLEASGVLATATTTATATGTATSSASVAGDRQRPQTPKESGTAARKAASNLQPEATGQTTDSTTVVATLMERIARLESELAKARASGGQADAARDPVGIGARGVGVSGAANTPPCSSGTLPHHGVAPRQSLSENLPRQMRDNLQTDLGVTPSLQLPAQVSANLPPQWSANLPPQWSANLAPTLGGRWANGQPVSTTTILRYSPPSCVTAAAQPVLGYVHPEVPAPLPISYRAPTTSIQGWMPRRLPDLPDFEGQPEEWPIFLCAFTETTAAYQCTELENNQRLVKALKGEARETVKSLLIHPSNVQAVMEQLRFRYGRPEQLIRSQLESVREVQPIQEANIARIKPFTTKVSNLSAFLQSTATGSQHLANPTLMEELIAKLPLSKRLDWARHAATIQPYPTVAHLSDVREEERYVDRPRCCPICEGQHQVRDCKDFISASTTTRIESARKQRLCFSCLEPGHMSRFCRKSRGCNVLGCQMRHHHLLHEVPKRSKRPPVADGGHRRDQDRQPYRDGNNRRGVPRSVDSSERNHPTSAAVVDARRERDEGILPLTLYGENTKVDTYALLDEGSSVTLIDDELIRSLNLKGESRQLNVQWFGGKSAKEHTKVVSLQISAAGKPKRHGLKNVYGVANLNLPMQSLRQEDVQAVKANTRLPVMPYNNATPRILIGLDHAHLGVPFRTKSYGSGRPFAADTALGWVVYGPVNGKPSSPLLSSCLLAVPQDDLLEKMVSDYFETENFGAKPVQPVAAGRVDLEPSVGDSGDARALSTLEKTTKRVGQRYETGLLWKDDKVRLPESYSMALRRLVNIERKMKRDVDFASAYIRIMDDYVKKGYARRLQEGRALAINEYHYVDDYVDSFASEDEAIAISTRVREIHAEAGFDLCRFTSSSASVVRALNPLEPIASVG, encoded by the exons ATGATGCCCACGAAGCACTCACCCAGGCGGAGCCCCAGGCTGGAAGCCTCGGGCGTTCTCGCAACTGCGACCACCACGGCCACAGCAACTGGCACCGCGACCAGCTCTGCGAGTGTGGCTGGTGATCGGCAGAGGCCACAGACTCCGAAGGAAAGTGGAACAGCCGCCAGGAAAGCGGCAAGTAACCTGCAGCCCGAAGCGACGGGGCAGACTACGGATTCCACAACTGTAGTGGCGACCTTAATGGAAAGGATCGCACGTCTGGAGTCGGAGCTGGCGAAGGCAAGAGCAAGTGGAGGACAAGCAGACGCCGCCAGAGATCCCGTTGGAATCGGGGCACGCGGCGTTGGAGTGAGCGGTGCAGCGAATACACCGCCATGTTCGAGTGGAACGCTGCCACATCATGGAGTAGCGCCACGGCAGAGTTTGAGCGAAAACCTGCCCAGGCAGATGAGGGACAATCTGCAAACGGATCTCGGAGTGACGCCATCGCTGCAGTTGCCGGCACAAGTGAGTGCAAATTTGCCGCCACAATGGAGTGCGAATTTGCCGCCACAATGGAGTGCGAATTTGGCGCCGACGCTTGGCGGCCGTTGGGCAAACGGACAACCTgtgtcaacaacaacaatactgCGCTATTCTCCGCCATCTTGTGTGACCGCCGCAGCACAGCCGGTGCTAGGTTATGTTCACCCAGAGGTACCTGCGCCATTGCCCATATCATATAGAGCGCCGACGACAAGCATACAAGGATGGATGCCACGCAGACTACCTGATCTTCCCGATTTCGAGGGTCAGCCAGAGGAATGGCCAATATTCCTGTGTGCGTTCACGGAGACAACTGCAGCCTACCAGTGCACCGAGTTGGAGAACAACCAGAGGCTAGTGAAAGCCCTGAAGGGAGAGGCTCGCGAAACAGTGAAGTCGTTGCTCATCCATCCCAGCAACGTACAAGCTGTTATGGAGCAGCTACGATTCCGGTATGGACGCCCGGAGCAACTGATCCGCAGCCAATTGGAGAGCGTGCGCGAAGTGCAGCCGATTCAGGAGGCCAACATCGCGAGGATCAAGCCGTTCACGACGAAGGTTAGCAACCTGTCAGCGTTCCTGCAGTCGACCGCGACCGGCAGCCAGCACCTAGCCAACCCAACCCTAATGGAGGAGCTGATAGCCAAGTTGCCGCTAAGCAAGAGGTTGGACTGGGCAAGGCACGCGGCCACGATACAGCCGTATCCGACGGTGGCGCACCTGAGCGA TGTTCGCGAGGAGGAGCGATATGTCGACCGCCCCAGATGCTGCCCTATATGCGAGGGACAGCACCAGGTCAGGGACTGCAAGGACTTCATCAGCGCCTCTACAACGACACGGATCGAGTCCGCGAGGAAGCAACGACTGTGCTTCTCGTGCCTGGAGCCCGGACACATGTCCCGGTTCTGCAGGAAGAGCCGCGGATGCAACGTCCTCGGATGCCAGATGAGGCATCACCACCTGCTCCACGAAGTACCTAAACGATCCAAACGGCCGCCAGTCGCAGATGGGGGCCACAGGAGGGATCAGGACCGACAGCCGTACAGAGACGGCAACAATCGGAGGGGAGTGCCACGGTCAGTGGATTCCAGCGAAAGGAACCATCCTACGTCGGCCGCAGTTGTAGACGCGCGACGTGAGCGGGATGAAGG GATTCTACCCTTGACGCTGTACGGCGAGAATACGAAGGTCGACACGTACGCACTGCTGGATGAAGGATCGTCTGTCACACTCATCGACGACGAACTCATCCGCAGCCTGAACCTGAAAGGCGAGAGTCGACAGCTGAATGTGCAATGGTTTGGTGGAAAATCCGCCAAAGAGCACACGAAGGTGGTCAGCCTGCAGATCAGCGCAGCGGGCAAACCAAAGCGCCATGGGCTGAAAAATGTGTACGGAGTGGCCAATCTAAACCTTCCGATGCAGAGCCTGCGTCAGGAGGATGTACAAGCAGTGAAGGCGAACACGCGTCTGCCAGTGATGCCGTACAACAATGCGACGCCGAGGATCCTAATTGGACTGGATCATGCGCATTTAGGAGTACCCTTCAGAACCAAAAGTTATGGATCTGGGAGGCCGTTTGCAGCAGACACCGCACTTGGATGGGTGGTATATGGACCGGTGAACGGAAAGCCGAGCTCGCCGCTTCTGAGTTCGTGCCTCCTAGCCGTGCCCCAGGATGATCTTCTGGAGAAGATGGTCAGCGACTACTTCGAGACCGAGAATTTTGGAGCGAAGCCGGTGCAGCCAGTCGCAGCTGGCAGAGTGGACCTGGAGCCGTCAGTCGGAGATAGCGGCGACGCACGGGCCCTGAGCACCCTGGAGAAGACGACCAAACGTGTAGGCCAGAGATACGAGACCGGGCTGCTATGGAAGGACGACAAAGTGAGATTGCCGGAGAGCTACAGCATGGCCCTCAGGAGGCTCGTCAACATAGAGCGTAAAATGAAGCGCGATGTGGACTTCGCGTCGGCTTACATCCGGATAATGGACGATTATGTCAAGAAGGGATACGCACGACGACTCCAGGAAGGAAGAG CCCTGGCCATCAACGAATACCACTACGTGGATGACTACGTCGACAGTTTCGCCAGCGAGGACGAAGCTATCGCCATCTCGACACGGGTGAGAGAAATTCACGCTGAAGCAGGTTTTGATTTGTGCCGATTTACCTCCAGTTCGGCAAGTGTGGTCAGAGCGCTGAACCCACTTGAGCCCATCGCCAGCGTCGGATAG
- the LOC138925617 gene encoding uncharacterized protein: protein MYWQPATDEFKFGVKYHRVPRNVMTGERVPTKREFLSLVMSTFDPIGFLSCYMVTAKLLLREIWRRGVNWDEPLPDELAAAFEDWRQGMSRIQEFRCPRHYFGGGRVRTLQLHIFVDSSQSAFAAAAYWRATYENGDVQAHFISSKTICAPMRTMPIPPLELQAAVLGTRLIDTVKQEHGVAISSCALWTDSKTVLHWISNTHRRYKQFVGNRVAEILESTEASQWRWIPSAENVADDATRLRKAVDLSIGSRWLSRPPFL from the coding sequence ATGTACTGGCAACCGGCTACCGATGAGTTCAAGTTCGGCGTCAAGTACCATCGAGTCCCGAGGAACGTGATGACGGGGGAACGAGTCCCTACCAAGAGGGAGTTCCTAAGCCTGGTGATGTCTACGTTTGACCCGATTGGGTTCCTGAGCTGCTACATGGTGACTGCCAAACTGCTGCTGAGGGAGATTTGGCGGAGAGGAGTCAACTGGGACGAGCCGCTACCGGATGAATTGGCCGCAGCCTTCGAGGATTGGCGGCAAGGGATGAGTCGGATCCAGGAGTTCCGATGCCCGCGCCACTACTTTGGCGGCGGACGAGTGCGGACGCTACAGCTGCACATCTTCGTGGACTCCAGTCAATCGGCGTTCGCAGCAGCGGCCTACTGGCGGGCCACGTACGAGAACGGAGACGTGCAGGCGCACTTCATAAGCTCCAAAACGATATGCGCCCCGATGAGGACCATGCCGATCCCGCCACTGGAACTCCAAGCAGCGGTATTGGGCACGAGATTGATAGACACCGTCAAGCAGGAGCACGGTGTGGCGATCAGCAGCTGTGCGCTATGGACGGACTCCAAGACTGTGTTGCACTGGATAAGCAACACCCACCGGAGATACAAACAGTTCGTCGGAAACCGGGTGGCGGAGATTTTGGAATCGACAGAGGCGTCCCAGTGGAGATGGATCCCGTCCGCCGAAAACGTGGCGGATGACGCGACAAGGCTGCGCAAGGCCGTGGACCTGAGCATCGGTTCGCGATGGCTAAGCAGACCGCCGTTTCTATGA
- the LOC138925618 gene encoding uncharacterized protein, which translates to MIVQQHHEKMCHQNTEAIDSEQVLDNELAETATEGEANGWPFKSTGLDYFGPLLVTIGRRTEKRWVALFTCLTTRAIHLEMAHDLSTDSCIIAMRNFMSRRGPVVRIRSDNGKNFVGADREAKSFSEVFEPAQIQGELSSKGVEWIFNCPANPAEGGAWERMVQCVKKVMAHTMKKLAPKEHVLENLLIEAESIVNSRPLTHLPVTVDQEAPLTPNDLKGASDIPDLPKDDGQEPVRSATRKQWRIARMMRDRFWKRWVHKYLPTLVRREKWCKRVEPIRRGDLVFICDPALPRREWKRCVVEEVFTGKDGVPRRAAVRTTDRAKTTMRPASKVAVLDVVNAAASRGWGCRGTD; encoded by the exons ATGATCGTGCAGCAACACCACGAAAAGATGTGCCACCAAAACACGGAGGCGATCGATTCGGAGCAAGTTCTGGATAACGAGCTTGCGGAGACTGCTACGGAGGGTG AGGCCAACGGATGGCCATTTAAGTCTACTGGCCTGGACTACTTTGGGCCGCTCCTTGTGACAATTGGACGTCGCACAGAGAAGAGGTGGGTGGCACTGTTTACGTGCCTGACCACGAGGGCTATCCACTTGGAGATGGCTCACGATTTGTCCACCGACTCCTGCATAATCGCCATGAGGAACTTCATGAGCCGCCGTGGACCAGTGGTCAGGATAAGGAGCGACAATGGGAAGAACTTCGTTGGAGCCGACCGCGAGGCCAAGAGTTTCAGCGAAGTGTTCGAGCCTGCACAGATCCAGGGCGAGCTGTCGTCTAAGGGAGTCGAATGGATCTTCAACTGCCCGGCGAACCCAGCTGAAGGTGGTGCCTGGGAGAGGATGGTGCAGTGCGTGAAGAAGGTGATGGCGCACACAATGAAGAAGCTCGCGCCCAAGGAGCATGTACTGGAGAACCTGCTGATTGAGGCGGAGAGCATCGTAAACTCTCGTCCGCTCACTCATCTACCGGTGACGGTGGACCAGGAGGCTCCACTGACGCCTAACGATTTGAAAGGAGCATCGGATATCCCAGATCTCCCCAAGGATGATGGACAGGAGCCCGTGAGATCCGCTACTAGGAAGCAGTGGCGCATAGCAAGGATGATGCGCGATCGCTTTTGGAAGCGTTGGGTGCATAAGTACCTGCCAACTCTTGTGCGCAGGGAGAAATGGTGCAAGCGCGTCGAGCCCATCCGTCGAGGAGACCTGGTATTCATCTGCGATCCAGCATTACCACGAAGGGAATGGAAACGATGCGTCGTGGAAGAGGTGTTCACCGGGAAGGATGGAGTACCTCGTCGAGCAGCGGTGCGGACTACCGATCGAGCCAAGACGACTATGCGTCCCGCTTCGAAGGTAGCTGTCCTGGACGTGGTGAATGCGGCTGCTTCACGGGGGTGGGGATGTCGCGGAACGGATTAG